In Papaver somniferum cultivar HN1 chromosome 1, ASM357369v1, whole genome shotgun sequence, a genomic segment contains:
- the LOC113280749 gene encoding protein PHLOEM PROTEIN 2-LIKE A1-like, whose product MGASVSVPNDDPHYPANSNQATEIKEVSSEVVKDNLASDNSKITMKKINSKTEIPAAIIKEDSQTAKPVPLSGNRSAKTVGPDNKNSKNNDKLAPPLPHKYNCIIQEADTNINQSELHSHLSSGILLNQKKQKYWIDDSGCNCFMLFPRSLAITWAEDKRYWHWPSVKESSTSDEMAIEVAELLNVCWLEANGKLDISKLTPGVKYDILFVVMLKNSAYGWEAPVNLRLVHPDGKIQQREENLQVKPKSQWIELHVGEFPTPPQPDDKQEKEIQFSLFEYEDGKWKRGLVIKGVILRPKK is encoded by the exons ATGGGGGCAAGTGTCTCCGTACCAAATGATGATCCTCATTATCCTGCTAATTCTAATCAAGCAACTGAAATCAAAGAGGTCTCGAGTGAGGTCGTGAAAGACAACTTGGCATCTGACAATTCAAAAATTACAATGAAAAAGATCAATAGTAAAACAGAAATACCTGCAGCCATAATTAAGGAAGACAGTCAGACGGCCaaaccagttccactttctggtaATCGTAGTGCTAAAACTGTGGGTCCTGATAATAAGAATAGCAAAAATAATGATAAGCTAGCACCGCCACTCCCTCACAAGTACAACTGCATTATACAAGAAGCAGATACGAACATAAACCAGTCAGAGCTTCACAGTCATCTGAGCTCTGGGATCCTCTTGAATCAAAAGAAACAG AAGTACTGGATTGACGATTCAGGTTGCAACTGCTTTATGTTGTTTCCAAGGAGTCTTGCCATAACTTGGGCTGAAGACAAGCGGTATTGGCACTGGCCTTCCGTAAAAGAATCATCAACAAG TGATGAGATGGCAATTGAAGTAGCTGAGCTTTTGAATGTTTGTTGGCTGGAGGCAAATGGAAAATTAGACATATCAAAACTCACGCCGGGAGTAAAATACGATATTTTATTTGTAGTAATGTTGAAAAATTCAGCTTATGGATGGGAAGCACCAGTGAACCTTAGACTAGTACACCCAGATGGAAAGATACAACAACGCGAAGAGAATTTACAAGTCAAGCCAAAGTCACAGTGGATAGAACTTCACGTTGGTGAATTTCCAACACCACCACAACCTGATgataaacaagaaaaagaaattcaATTCTCTTTGTTTGAATACGAAGATGGAAAATGGAAACGGGGGCTCGTCATCAAAGGAGTCATTCTTCGACCTAAGAAATAA